One stretch of Fusobacterium perfoetens DNA includes these proteins:
- a CDS encoding LemA family protein, giving the protein MGNMLNELDEEIREEGRDVNVIAKQIKVETDTSIQILIWALYLIGLGLIVFGAVKKIYYLIPIGILIPAFVYANLKKQESYFSQLEQRVQQSASQIDNYLEQRVIVLQNTAKIVEKAINLDKTVFSEISKLRTGNIKEEDRNDIQSKLDKVYRGLNITVENYPDLKSHMELRDAMQQNLYLQREITAAREVYNDNIGVWNREIFEWPFKKYVAAKKGYTTRIPFIASKEIKEKAREVFF; this is encoded by the coding sequence ATGGGAAATATGTTAAATGAGTTAGATGAAGAAATAAGAGAAGAAGGAAGAGATGTTAATGTCATTGCTAAACAGATAAAAGTTGAGACAGACACTAGTATTCAAATATTAATTTGGGCATTATATTTAATTGGATTAGGATTAATTGTTTTTGGAGCTGTGAAAAAAATATATTATTTAATTCCTATAGGGATTTTAATTCCAGCTTTTGTTTATGCTAATTTAAAGAAGCAAGAATCATATTTCAGTCAGCTTGAACAGAGAGTACAGCAAAGTGCTTCGCAAATAGATAACTATTTGGAACAGAGAGTTATAGTACTGCAAAATACAGCTAAGATAGTAGAAAAAGCAATAAATTTAGATAAAACTGTTTTTAGTGAAATTTCAAAGTTAAGAACAGGAAATATTAAAGAAGAAGATAGAAATGATATTCAAAGTAAATTAGATAAAGTTTATAGAGGATTAAATATAACTGTAGAAAATTATCCAGATTTAAAAAGTCATATGGAATTAAGAGATGCAATGCAGCAAAATTTATATCTTCAAAGAGAAATTACTGCAGCAAGAGAAGTTTATAATGACAATATAGGAGTTTGGAACAGAGAAATTTTTGAATGGCCATTTAAAAAATATGTTGCTGCTAAAAAAGGATATACAACAAGAATTCCATTTATTGCTTCAAAAGAAATCAAAGAAAAAGCAAGAGAAGTTTTCTTTTAA